Proteins co-encoded in one Rhodococcus sp. PAMC28707 genomic window:
- a CDS encoding metallophosphoesterase: MADSQPTDDTQIHPPESAPSRRRWLIAPTVLIVLALLFGVPLWTLFFSGSDWPFSMRIFGCVLFVAAAIALPVSMARGHARAHDRAALIGDMLLGTVWVLFVWSALGWIVGVLLALAGLEDPLRSRIVAAAVVVVVIGLLVWGHHEAMRVPRIVERSVVVPRLGAGLDGLRVVMITDTHYGPLDRADWSAKVVDVVNTLEADVLCHLGDLADGSVLRREHQVQPLRGARAALAKVYVTGNHEYFGEAQDWLDHMETLGWTALHNKHLVVERSGARLIVAGVDDRTAAASTLEGHGADLDRALEGADADLPVFLLAHQPKQIDEAVRRDVEVQVSGHTHGGQIWPFEYLVRLDQPTVHGLSRHGKHTQLYTSRGTGFWGPPFRVFAPSEITVLVLRTEAP, encoded by the coding sequence ATGGCGGATTCACAACCGACCGATGACACTCAGATCCACCCGCCCGAGTCGGCGCCTTCCCGACGTAGATGGCTGATCGCACCGACAGTTCTGATCGTCCTCGCACTGCTGTTCGGCGTCCCACTGTGGACGCTTTTCTTCTCCGGTTCCGACTGGCCGTTCTCGATGCGAATATTCGGCTGCGTTCTGTTCGTCGCCGCTGCGATCGCCTTGCCGGTGTCCATGGCCCGCGGACACGCGCGCGCCCATGACCGCGCAGCACTGATCGGTGACATGTTGCTCGGAACCGTGTGGGTGCTGTTCGTGTGGAGTGCACTCGGTTGGATTGTCGGAGTGCTCCTCGCCCTTGCCGGTCTGGAAGATCCCCTGCGATCGCGAATTGTGGCTGCCGCCGTTGTCGTCGTGGTCATCGGATTGTTGGTGTGGGGCCATCACGAGGCGATGCGCGTCCCACGCATTGTCGAGCGCAGCGTGGTGGTTCCGCGTCTCGGTGCCGGACTCGACGGACTCCGGGTCGTGATGATCACCGATACGCATTACGGCCCGTTGGATCGAGCCGATTGGTCAGCGAAAGTCGTCGACGTCGTCAACACATTGGAAGCCGATGTGCTCTGTCACCTCGGAGATCTGGCAGACGGTTCGGTCCTGCGGCGGGAGCATCAGGTCCAGCCGCTTCGGGGAGCACGCGCAGCCCTGGCCAAGGTTTACGTGACGGGCAATCATGAATACTTCGGCGAAGCGCAGGACTGGCTGGATCACATGGAGACGCTGGGCTGGACGGCCCTGCACAACAAGCACCTCGTGGTCGAACGTAGCGGTGCGAGGTTGATCGTCGCTGGTGTGGACGATCGAACGGCAGCAGCTTCCACACTCGAGGGGCACGGAGCGGACCTCGATCGTGCGCTCGAGGGAGCCGACGCGGACCTGCCGGTCTTCCTCCTGGCACATCAGCCCAAACAGATCGACGAGGCAGTTCGACGCGACGTCGAAGTGCAGGTTTCCGGTCATACCCACGGCGGGCAGATCTGGCCGTTCGAGTACCTGGTCCGGCTCGATCAACCGACGGTGCATGGCCTGAGCAGGCACGGTAAGCACACCCAGCTCTACACCAGCCGCGGCACCGGTTTCTGGGGACCGCCGTTTCGAGTCTTTGCGCCCAGTGAGATCACCGTGCTCGTACTACGGACAGAGGCGCCGTGA
- a CDS encoding Cof-type HAD-IIB family hydrolase: MTVQLFATDLDGTLLRSDRTISARTSEAMAAAQASGIEVVWATARARHSIDELAASCGFTGKAIGANGAVVLDLADGTPVVTETTGIESDVVTTAMTRVRELVPGVAFATVGPTRFVAEHDYAAMCVFADHHRHPHEMDVSVDVLPAASEQTVKIVARHPELPSVDLFHAVLAAGVGGVELTHSGAPYIEMSAAGVSKASALSVLCAELGIERAAVAAVGDAFNDLPMLRWAGTALTTANAMAEIKAVAHRVLPSNDDDGVAGYLEELVAGRR, translated from the coding sequence GTGACAGTCCAACTTTTCGCCACCGACCTCGATGGCACCCTGCTTCGCTCGGACAGAACCATCTCAGCGCGTACCTCCGAAGCGATGGCGGCGGCACAGGCGTCGGGGATCGAGGTCGTCTGGGCCACGGCGCGCGCACGCCATTCGATCGACGAGTTGGCTGCCTCCTGTGGATTCACCGGTAAGGCCATCGGCGCCAACGGTGCAGTCGTGCTCGACCTCGCTGACGGCACACCGGTCGTCACCGAAACGACCGGAATCGAATCCGACGTCGTCACCACTGCTATGACCAGGGTTCGCGAGCTGGTTCCCGGAGTCGCCTTCGCCACGGTCGGTCCGACTCGGTTCGTCGCCGAGCACGACTATGCAGCGATGTGTGTTTTCGCGGACCATCATCGACACCCCCACGAGATGGACGTCTCGGTCGACGTGTTGCCCGCGGCGTCGGAGCAGACCGTCAAGATCGTCGCCCGACATCCCGAGCTGCCAAGCGTCGACCTTTTCCACGCTGTTCTTGCAGCAGGGGTAGGGGGAGTGGAGCTGACGCATTCGGGCGCACCATATATAGAGATGTCCGCTGCGGGCGTGTCGAAGGCCAGTGCTCTATCGGTGCTGTGTGCGGAACTCGGGATCGAGCGAGCTGCCGTGGCGGCTGTAGGTGACGCGTTCAACGACCTGCCGATGCTGCGCTGGGCGGGTACCGCCTTGACCACTGCCAACGCGATGGCCGAGATCAAGGCTGTCGCTCATCGCGTGCTGCCTTCGAACGATGACGACGGCGTCGCGGGGTACTTGGAAGAGCTCGTCGCCGGACGTCGATGA
- a CDS encoding LpqN/LpqT family lipoprotein: MEQSSVSNRMTVAQYLAAHAVAVTSVHRAQAAKLGIEAPVPAGWQAAPEGQFPGATEVLVEPGLVEGGFAPNAVLLVGSLSTRVDADELLDCSFTDARAMDGWVETEANSDPFGGHPSRFIRGTFVAEQWELAVTTRYLVVQSEKQYLVQLTVTTFADHADKLAFDIDAINSGFLNAV; encoded by the coding sequence GTGGAACAGAGCAGTGTATCCAATCGCATGACCGTCGCCCAGTACCTCGCGGCGCACGCCGTAGCGGTGACATCGGTCCATCGTGCTCAGGCCGCGAAACTCGGCATCGAGGCTCCCGTACCCGCCGGATGGCAAGCGGCGCCCGAAGGACAATTCCCCGGTGCCACCGAAGTTCTTGTCGAGCCGGGTCTGGTCGAAGGCGGGTTCGCACCGAACGCCGTATTGCTTGTGGGCTCGCTGTCCACTCGAGTCGACGCCGATGAACTCCTCGACTGCAGTTTCACCGATGCCCGCGCGATGGATGGCTGGGTCGAAACAGAGGCGAACTCCGACCCGTTCGGTGGCCATCCATCGCGGTTCATCAGGGGAACATTCGTCGCCGAGCAGTGGGAACTGGCCGTCACGACCCGGTACCTCGTCGTGCAGAGCGAAAAGCAATATCTGGTTCAACTCACGGTGACCACCTTCGCCGACCACGCAGACAAGCTGGCATTCGACATCGATGCGATCAACAGTGGCTTTCTGAACGCAGTCTGA